One genomic window of Methanosphaera cuniculi includes the following:
- the fhcD gene encoding formylmethanofuran--tetrahydromethanopterin N-formyltransferase: protein MENKEIIIDDTYAEAFKTKAAHLLITATTKQLAHIAATEATGFATSFIGCGAEAGIDQYIPPEKTPDNRPGYSIIICQNKTEDLEEQLLERIGQCVLTAPTTAVYNLIEESDKQTNLGFKLSFFADGYQTSYDENDKTYYKIPVMSGDFIIEENFGITNAVAGGNLFIMAKTQQTALLAAQAAVEAIANISGVITPFPGGIVASGSKVGSKKYKFMNATTNEQFCPTLKDEIDDSQLPEDVNGVYEIVFDALNEDIINEATQKAIDAIKTVPDVVKISAGNYGGNLGKYKINLIKQ, encoded by the coding sequence ATGGAAAATAAAGAAATAATAATAGATGACACATATGCTGAAGCATTTAAAACAAAAGCAGCTCATCTTCTTATAACAGCAACAACAAAACAACTAGCACACATAGCAGCTACAGAAGCAACAGGATTTGCAACATCATTCATAGGTTGTGGAGCAGAAGCTGGAATTGATCAATACATACCACCAGAAAAAACACCAGATAATAGACCAGGTTATTCAATAATAATCTGTCAAAACAAAACAGAAGATCTAGAAGAACAACTCCTTGAACGTATAGGACAATGTGTTCTAACAGCACCAACAACAGCAGTATACAACTTAATTGAAGAATCTGATAAACAAACAAATCTAGGATTTAAATTATCATTCTTTGCAGATGGATATCAAACATCATATGATGAAAATGATAAAACCTACTATAAAATACCTGTAATGTCAGGAGACTTCATAATTGAAGAAAACTTTGGAATAACAAATGCTGTTGCTGGAGGAAATCTATTTATCATGGCAAAAACACAACAAACAGCACTACTTGCAGCACAAGCAGCAGTTGAAGCAATAGCAAATATATCCGGAGTAATAACACCTTTCCCTGGAGGAATAGTAGCATCAGGATCAAAAGTAGGATCAAAAAAATATAAATTCATGAATGCAACAACAAATGAACAATTCTGTCCAACACTAAAAGATGAAATAGATGATTCACAACTTCCAGAAGATGTAAATGGAGTATATGAAATAGTATTTGATGCACTAAATGAAGATATTATAAATGAAGCAACACAAAAAGCGATAGATGCAATAAAAACAGTGCCTGATGTTGTTAAAATATCAGCAGGAAACTATGGTGGAAACCTAGGTAAATATAAAATAAACCTAATAAAACAATAA
- a CDS encoding DNA-directed DNA polymerase, with protein sequence MQKKSIVVNDIDYITENEKPVIRLFGQDAETHTPIIAIDKTFKPYMYILPYDYEACIISLKEMGIENIELEEKIDIGIKREFIKIILKHPQDVPKIRDTIKNLPSVKQIREYDIPFYRRYLIDKQIKPTNIIEITGEIIDVDENEDVNSNITLFQMTQDPIDTHKAPKSMKILSFDIEVYNKEGMPTPEHDPIIMMSMTSNEGRDIVLSTKKSELSYVETCKTEEDMLYRFAEIIHKENPDILVGYNSDNFDLPYIKKRCDKLKIKLELGMDNSSIKFINRGINTAAQIKGYTHVDLYPLVRQTMNLDHYTLERVYEELFGEEKVDVEGEKIFEYWDSDDERLVELFEYSKDDAHTTVMIADKITPLPVAQTRLVGQPLFDISRMTTGQMVEWYLIDCAYEQNNIIPNKPTSTEYTERRADKSITGGYVKEPEKGLFEHIAYLDFKSLYPSIIISKNISPDTIVDDTSKYDENDYYTCPENGYKFLKQPFGFIPSIMGNILDERQKIKQKMKITTIPEDKKAYDYEQQGLKRLANSMFGAYGYTRFRWYKKECAAAITAWGREYIQDAMAKSEEYGFKPIYADTDGFYATYVEDLE encoded by the coding sequence ATGCAAAAAAAGAGTATTGTTGTTAATGACATTGATTATATTACAGAAAATGAAAAACCCGTAATAAGACTATTTGGACAAGATGCAGAAACTCACACACCTATTATTGCAATAGATAAAACATTTAAGCCATACATGTACATACTACCATATGATTATGAAGCATGTATTATTAGTCTAAAAGAAATGGGAATAGAAAATATTGAACTTGAAGAAAAAATAGATATTGGAATAAAACGTGAATTTATAAAAATAATACTAAAACATCCGCAAGATGTACCAAAGATACGTGATACAATTAAAAATCTACCATCAGTAAAACAAATTCGTGAATATGACATTCCATTTTATCGTAGATATCTGATTGATAAACAAATTAAACCTACAAATATCATAGAAATAACAGGTGAAATTATAGATGTAGATGAAAATGAAGATGTAAATTCTAATATCACACTATTTCAGATGACACAAGATCCAATAGATACACATAAAGCTCCAAAAAGTATGAAAATACTAAGTTTTGATATTGAAGTATATAACAAAGAAGGTATGCCAACACCAGAACATGATCCAATAATTATGATGAGTATGACATCAAATGAAGGACGTGACATTGTATTATCAACTAAAAAATCAGAACTTAGTTATGTAGAAACATGTAAAACAGAAGAAGATATGCTTTATCGTTTTGCTGAAATTATACACAAAGAAAATCCTGACATACTAGTTGGGTATAATTCAGATAACTTTGATTTACCATACATTAAAAAACGTTGTGATAAACTTAAAATAAAACTAGAACTTGGAATGGATAATAGTTCTATTAAATTCATAAATCGTGGAATAAATACAGCAGCACAAATAAAAGGATATACACATGTTGATTTATATCCACTAGTACGTCAAACTATGAATCTTGATCATTATACACTTGAACGAGTATATGAGGAATTATTTGGTGAAGAAAAAGTTGATGTTGAAGGTGAGAAAATATTTGAATACTGGGATTCTGATGATGAACGACTAGTAGAATTATTTGAATATTCAAAAGATGATGCTCACACAACTGTAATGATAGCAGATAAAATTACACCACTACCTGTAGCACAAACACGTCTTGTAGGACAACCACTTTTTGATATATCACGTATGACAACAGGACAAATGGTTGAATGGTATTTGATAGACTGTGCATATGAACAAAATAATATAATACCAAATAAGCCAACTTCCACAGAATATACAGAAAGACGAGCAGATAAAAGTATAACTGGAGGATATGTAAAAGAACCAGAAAAAGGATTATTTGAACATATTGCATATCTAGATTTTAAAAGTTTGTATCCATCAATTATAATATCTAAAAATATATCACCAGATACAATAGTAGATGATACATCAAAATATGATGAGAATGACTATTATACATGTCCTGAAAATGGGTATAAATTCTTAAAACAACCATTTGGATTCATACCATCAATTATGGGAAATATACTTGATGAAAGACAAAAAATAAAACAAAAAATGAAAATAACAACAATACCAGAAGATAAAAAAGCCTATGACTATGAACAACAAGGACTTAAAAGACTTGCCAACTCAATGTTTGGAGCTTATGGATATACACGTTTCCGTTGGTATAAAAAAGAATGTGCAGCAGCAATAACAGCATGGGGACGAGAATACATTCAAGATGCAATGGCAAAATCTGAAGAATATGGTTTTAAACCAATATATGCAGATACAGATGGATTCTATGCAACTTATGTAGAAGACCTAGAATAA
- a CDS encoding NAD(P)H-hydrate dehydratase, with translation MKNVLTPIQMSVVDKNTAYNGIPTLVLMENAGSQIANYIKENYPNHKKISIYVGSGGNGGDGLVVARHLLNYGYKIRLFILFDPRNIKHPDTQLNYAAIEKIAQADGNLKLYKIRDSTQLKPDNSDIIIDAILGTGVRSKLREPISKAVDTINYSPAIVISVDIPTGLNPTDGSTPDKQVIPQTTLTLHKKKTGLIKAQKTYTGDVVVLDIGIPKISELYTGLGDLLKIHKPKPDSHKNQNGSILIIGSNKDYIGAVVFAATAALTQHVDLVYIVVPEKSAPIIKQYNPEFIVRSTPGDTLTDESYDMISDLIEKVDAILIGSGSGVDVRTGKLFNHIIKSVDKPVVIDADALKLVDIENTRNKKVIITPHVHEFMTFTDEKLPDMMDEKIELLQKLSDEYNLTILLKGVVDIITTQKDYKLNNTGNAGMTMGGTGDILAGLTCALVTKTDSLFDAASIAAFIIGYAADKAQKEHGDYYSIDDIFNNIKKIEGI, from the coding sequence ATGAAAAATGTATTAACACCAATACAAATGAGTGTGGTAGATAAAAACACAGCATACAATGGTATACCAACACTAGTTTTAATGGAAAATGCAGGATCACAAATTGCAAACTACATAAAAGAAAACTATCCTAATCATAAAAAAATATCAATATATGTAGGATCAGGAGGAAATGGTGGAGATGGACTTGTAGTAGCACGTCATCTTTTAAATTATGGATATAAAATACGATTGTTTATTCTATTTGATCCAAGAAATATCAAACATCCAGATACACAACTAAATTATGCTGCAATAGAAAAAATAGCACAAGCAGATGGAAACCTTAAATTATATAAAATACGTGATTCAACACAACTAAAACCAGATAATAGTGATATAATAATTGATGCAATACTTGGAACAGGTGTACGATCAAAACTAAGAGAACCAATATCAAAAGCAGTAGATACAATAAACTACTCACCTGCAATAGTAATATCAGTAGATATACCAACAGGATTAAATCCAACAGATGGAAGTACACCAGATAAACAGGTAATACCACAAACTACACTAACACTTCATAAAAAGAAAACAGGACTAATAAAAGCACAAAAAACATACACAGGAGATGTAGTAGTACTTGATATTGGAATACCAAAAATATCAGAACTCTACACAGGATTAGGTGATCTTCTTAAAATACATAAACCAAAACCAGATTCACATAAAAATCAGAATGGATCCATACTAATTATTGGATCAAATAAAGATTACATTGGAGCTGTAGTATTTGCAGCAACAGCAGCACTAACACAACATGTAGATCTTGTTTATATTGTAGTACCTGAAAAATCAGCACCAATCATCAAACAATATAATCCAGAATTCATAGTACGAAGTACACCAGGTGATACACTTACAGATGAAAGCTATGATATGATATCAGATCTAATTGAAAAAGTTGATGCAATACTTATAGGATCAGGATCAGGAGTAGATGTAAGAACTGGTAAATTATTTAATCATATTATAAAAAGTGTAGATAAACCAGTAGTAATAGATGCTGATGCACTAAAACTTGTAGATATTGAAAATACACGAAATAAGAAAGTTATAATAACACCTCATGTACATGAATTTATGACATTTACAGATGAAAAACTACCTGATATGATGGATGAAAAAATAGAATTACTACAAAAACTCTCAGATGAATACAACCTGACAATACTACTTAAAGGTGTAGTTGATATAATAACAACACAAAAAGATTATAAATTAAATAATACTGGTAATGCAGGTATGACTATGGGTGGAACTGGTGATATACTAGCAGGTTTAACATGTGCACTTGTTACAAAAACAGATTCATTATTTGATGCAGCATCAATAGCAGCCTTTATAATAGGATATGCAGCAGATAAAGCACAAAAAGAACATGGAGATTACTATAGTATTGATGATATTTTTAATAATATTAAAAAAATAGAAGGTATATAA
- a CDS encoding GNAT family N-acetyltransferase — protein sequence MLHFRKLNENDDIDMVASWIYSTDHFLFDLLFDNDRIRATTGITRLINSSYINPYHRKFITVIYDEDSPIKGVCVGFKGSEISLRETFKAMRDTTCTNLPRIVQNAVLSEIFASKIRSKDYYIGNLYVDPMYRGESLGTKLVEKSKQIASQSNCNAVLLDVEYDKPYLLDFYKKLGFKRDSKNYHRLLGKTYGCYGLKFDLQNLKDGQIN from the coding sequence ATGTTACACTTTAGAAAATTAAATGAAAATGATGATATTGATATGGTAGCATCATGGATATATAGTACTGATCATTTCTTATTTGACTTATTGTTTGATAATGATAGAATCAGAGCAACAACAGGAATTACACGTTTAATTAACAGTAGTTATATTAATCCATATCATAGAAAGTTTATAACAGTGATTTATGATGAAGATTCTCCTATAAAAGGTGTATGTGTAGGATTTAAAGGATCTGAAATATCATTACGTGAAACATTTAAGGCAATGCGAGATACAACATGTACAAATCTACCACGAATAGTTCAAAATGCTGTGCTAAGTGAAATATTTGCATCTAAGATAAGATCTAAAGATTATTATATTGGTAATTTATATGTTGATCCAATGTATCGTGGAGAAAGTCTTGGAACAAAACTTGTTGAGAAGTCAAAACAAATTGCAAGTCAATCAAATTGTAATGCTGTTTTACTTGATGTTGAATATGATAAACCATATCTTCTTGACTTTTATAAAAAACTAGGATTTAAACGTGATAGTAAAAATTATCACCGCTTACTTGGTAAAACATATGGATGTTATGGTCTTAAATTTGATCTACAAAATCTTAAAGATGGACAAATAAACTAA
- a CDS encoding methylated-DNA--[protein]-cysteine S-methyltransferase: protein MVFNTEIGEVALIWDGDNDVIKQVILPDESGKYNYSKNNFSGVLLEENLSDYIMSIIEGIKDVVRGVEVNFNDVELDFSDLTDFQQKVLEKQLEIPYQHVVTYKMLAHLIGKDKSARPVANALASNPFPLIIPCHRTVRADWHVGGYNGTSDGSVKKFLLERENVQFDKDVVKKRYRLTYDNLRPSMSVL, encoded by the coding sequence GTGGTATTTAATACCGAAATTGGTGAAGTCGCTCTTATCTGGGATGGTGATAATGATGTTATTAAACAAGTTATTCTTCCTGATGAAAGTGGTAAATATAACTACTCAAAAAATAATTTCTCAGGAGTACTCCTTGAGGAAAATTTATCAGATTATATTATGAGTATTATTGAGGGAATTAAAGATGTTGTAAGGGGTGTTGAGGTTAACTTTAATGATGTTGAGCTTGATTTTTCAGATTTAACAGATTTTCAACAAAAAGTTCTTGAAAAACAACTTGAAATTCCATATCAACATGTGGTAACCTATAAGATGCTTGCTCATTTAATTGGTAAAGATAAAAGTGCAAGACCTGTTGCTAATGCTTTAGCTTCAAATCCATTTCCACTTATAATTCCATGTCATAGAACTGTTCGTGCTGATTGGCATGTTGGTGGTTATAATGGTACATCTGATGGTAGTGTTAAGAAGTTTCTTTTAGAACGTGAAAATGTTCAGTTTGATAAGGATGTTGTTAAAAAACGCTACCGGTTAACTTATGATAATTTAAGACCTTCTATGAGTGTTTTATGA
- a CDS encoding PHP domain-containing protein has protein sequence MKIDTHIHSKYSKDSIMPLEDIIRCSREKNLKAIAISDHDEIGAIEAIKDVEHDGIIVIPAEEVSTSEGHIVALGITEYIKPLQTPEETIDQIHDNGAIAIAAHPYCFYRSGVGSMVTGLNIDAIETRNSRYILGVSNYRAKKTSEKYDIPPIGSSDAHFIEGIGSCYTQIPEAYDVEEILKYIKKGKTSAHGIRTPMKAIIREVIRKKGQRTKPKIE, from the coding sequence ATGAAAATAGATACACATATTCACAGTAAATACTCAAAAGACTCAATAATGCCACTAGAAGATATTATAAGATGTAGTCGTGAAAAAAACTTAAAAGCTATTGCAATATCAGATCATGATGAAATTGGAGCAATAGAAGCTATAAAAGATGTAGAACATGATGGAATAATTGTAATACCAGCAGAAGAGGTAAGTACATCAGAAGGACATATTGTAGCACTTGGAATTACAGAATACATAAAACCACTCCAGACACCTGAGGAGACAATTGACCAAATACATGATAATGGTGCTATAGCAATAGCAGCACACCCATACTGTTTTTATCGAAGTGGTGTAGGATCTATGGTAACAGGTCTTAATATTGATGCTATTGAAACACGAAATTCACGTTATATTTTAGGAGTTTCAAATTACAGAGCAAAGAAAACTTCAGAAAAATATGACATTCCACCAATAGGATCAAGTGATGCACACTTTATAGAAGGAATAGGAAGTTGTTATACACAAATACCAGAAGCTTATGATGTAGAAGAAATACTTAAATATATAAAAAAAGGAAAAACATCAGCACATGGAATAAGAACACCAATGAAAGCAATAATACGTGAAGTAATACGAAAAAAAGGACAAAGAACAAAGCCAAAAATAGAATAA
- a CDS encoding potassium channel family protein produces MKETYMDHEDEDLLDKYQNFNEEENKVFTPANNKNSFDLKHERLHTQNERIFDDEPKNIIIVGGGHVGNGLIIRLRKRSNYNITIVDDNEKRLEKIKDVFKDVRIVKGNATNRKILEKAGIQTADIIVVATSTDEINLLIGIIAQEYGVTKVISRTENPSHIKMFKRLGLSEVVSPELTTCISILKLITSTNNIVELPSTGKESYEIVEIPVSSKKIIGKKIGDISPDKNFIIMQCFKKSTDQELIAQNDIILEEGDVITLLVKKSYFKKIKKIFCKTRRFIDSIM; encoded by the coding sequence ATGAAAGAAACATACATGGATCATGAAGATGAGGATCTTCTAGATAAATATCAAAACTTCAATGAAGAAGAAAACAAGGTATTTACTCCAGCAAATAATAAAAATTCATTTGATTTAAAACATGAAAGACTACATACACAAAATGAAAGAATCTTTGATGATGAACCAAAAAATATAATAATTGTCGGAGGAGGACATGTAGGAAATGGACTTATCATCAGACTACGTAAACGAAGCAATTATAATATTACAATAGTAGATGATAATGAAAAAAGACTTGAGAAAATAAAAGATGTCTTTAAAGATGTACGAATTGTAAAAGGAAATGCAACTAACCGTAAAATACTTGAAAAAGCAGGAATACAAACAGCAGATATAATAGTAGTTGCAACAAGTACAGATGAAATAAATCTACTAATAGGAATTATTGCTCAAGAATATGGAGTAACAAAAGTAATATCAAGAACAGAAAATCCATCACACATTAAAATGTTTAAAAGACTTGGACTAAGTGAAGTAGTAAGTCCAGAACTTACAACATGTATAAGTATATTAAAACTTATAACAAGTACAAATAACATTGTAGAACTTCCATCAACAGGAAAAGAATCATATGAAATTGTAGAAATACCAGTATCATCTAAGAAAATTATTGGAAAAAAAATTGGTGATATAAGTCCTGATAAAAACTTTATAATAATGCAATGTTTCAAAAAAAGTACTGATCAAGAATTAATAGCTCAAAATGATATTATTCTAGAAGAAGGTGATGTAATAACATTACTTGTTAAAAAAAGCTACTTTAAAAAGATTAAAAAAATATTTTGTAAAACACGTAGATTCATTGATTCAATTATGTAA
- a CDS encoding MBL fold metallo-hydrolase translates to MDSVGNIKIIPGKNRDSNVYIIDDILIDPGSGETLEYVIDEIQKSGMSMDDINKIVNTHNHFDHMGADKYLQDTYGYEIYMHPLDIKTVEDKDDDALVASSFGMQVPDLDIKPLNEGDKIGDFEVIHTPGHTRGGICLFDGENLISGDTIFSGGNFGRTDLPTGNLEDMKDSIEKLSKLDVSNLFPGHGPYAITAVSDQLKLALMLASSL, encoded by the coding sequence ATGGATAGTGTAGGAAATATAAAAATTATACCAGGAAAAAATCGTGATTCAAATGTATATATAATAGATGATATACTAATTGACCCTGGAAGTGGAGAAACACTAGAATATGTAATAGATGAAATACAAAAAAGTGGTATGTCAATGGATGATATAAATAAAATTGTAAATACACATAACCACTTTGATCATATGGGAGCAGATAAATACTTACAAGATACCTATGGCTATGAAATATATATGCATCCTCTAGATATAAAAACAGTAGAAGATAAAGATGATGATGCACTTGTTGCTTCTTCATTTGGAATGCAAGTACCTGATCTTGACATTAAACCATTAAATGAAGGTGATAAAATAGGTGATTTTGAAGTAATTCATACACCTGGTCATACTCGTGGTGGAATATGTCTTTTTGATGGTGAAAATCTTATAAGTGGAGATACAATCTTTTCAGGTGGAAACTTTGGACGTACTGATCTTCCAACTGGAAATCTTGAAGATATGAAAGATTCAATAGAAAAACTATCAAAACTTGATGTATCAAATCTATTTCCTGGTCATGGACCTTATGCAATAACTGCAGTTTCAGATCAGCTTAAGCTTGCATTAATGTTAGCATCAAGTCTATAA
- a CDS encoding pro-sigmaK processing inhibitor BofA family protein codes for MFYEILQFLIALLVIIIALKIIFKYGGTILKILGYLLGGWILLFIANLIPGIFIPINLLTVVISGFGGVPGVLLLILLSLIA; via the coding sequence ATGTTTTATGAAATACTACAATTTTTAATAGCTCTTCTAGTTATTATTATTGCATTAAAAATTATCTTTAAATATGGTGGTACAATTCTTAAAATACTAGGATACTTGCTTGGTGGATGGATTTTATTATTTATTGCAAATCTAATACCTGGTATTTTTATTCCAATTAATCTACTTACAGTAGTAATTTCAGGATTTGGTGGAGTTCCGGGAGTACTACTGTTAATACTATTATCACTTATAGCTTAG
- a CDS encoding UPF0104 family protein, translated as MNYKRVFALLSLGIVILAIMIYFVGPGEILKALETADPFYVLVAIIIQIVVLILLTACWGVVASSLDIKYKKIPLFAMELLGLAINNLTPSGRAGGEPVRAYLLSKYSGTPFKKTFATVMGDKLFDTFPFAALAIIAMIYLIFTIRLSFTVTATLIGVLILFVLLLGFIIYICINESFAVRSIKWVFRQVRKITKRDLDNYEKTTLEQVSGFQDSLRYLMANKRVFFLAVLISCGAWLLEVVRVYVVFLAFGTDVSLGLIASVFLISTLVGMIPTLPGGVGAIDGIMILVYSIAGIPSFISTAATLIERLISYWLVSFMGLATLPYFGTGVLDEVSISESEQTEEELYEEQLDDEETKKLEDNKSN; from the coding sequence ATGAATTATAAACGAGTATTTGCTTTATTATCACTAGGAATTGTAATTCTTGCTATAATGATATACTTTGTAGGACCTGGTGAAATACTTAAAGCATTAGAAACAGCAGATCCTTTCTATGTTCTAGTTGCAATAATAATTCAGATTGTTGTATTAATTTTACTTACAGCATGTTGGGGAGTTGTTGCATCAAGTCTTGATATAAAGTATAAGAAAATACCTTTATTTGCAATGGAATTACTAGGACTTGCAATTAATAACTTAACACCTAGTGGTCGTGCAGGTGGTGAACCAGTACGTGCATATCTTCTAAGTAAATATTCAGGTACACCATTTAAAAAAACATTTGCAACAGTAATGGGAGATAAATTATTTGACACATTCCCATTTGCAGCACTAGCAATTATTGCAATGATATACTTGATATTTACAATAAGACTAAGCTTTACAGTTACAGCTACACTTATTGGTGTTTTAATTCTATTTGTTCTACTGCTTGGTTTCATTATTTATATTTGTATAAATGAAAGCTTTGCTGTAAGATCAATTAAGTGGGTATTTAGACAGGTACGTAAAATAACAAAACGTGACTTGGATAATTATGAAAAAACAACACTTGAACAAGTATCAGGATTTCAAGATAGTTTAAGATATTTAATGGCAAATAAAAGAGTATTTTTCCTTGCTGTTTTAATATCATGTGGAGCATGGCTTCTTGAAGTTGTACGTGTATATGTAGTATTTCTAGCTTTTGGAACAGATGTATCTTTAGGATTAATTGCATCAGTATTTTTAATATCAACACTAGTTGGAATGATACCAACTCTTCCAGGAGGAGTAGGTGCAATTGATGGTATAATGATTCTTGTTTATTCTATAGCTGGAATTCCATCATTTATAAGTACAGCAGCAACACTTATTGAACGTCTTATATCATACTGGCTTGTATCTTTCATGGGACTTGCAACATTACCATACTTTGGTACAGGAGTACTTGATGAAGTATCAATATCTGAATCTGAACAAACAGAAGAAGAACTCTATGAAGAACAACTAGATGATGAAGAAACAAAGAAACTAGAAGATAACAAATCAAACTAA
- a CDS encoding bifunctional 5,6,7,8-tetrahydromethanopterin hydro-lyase/3-hexulose-6-phosphate synthase, which produces MYEIGEALIGDGPELAHIDLLIGDKKGPVGTAFATNMASMSVGHTPLLAVIRPNLATKPATLIIPKVTVQNLDDASKIFGPAQTAVGRAVADAVEEEIIPKDIVDDIVLMVNVFIDPSAKDYRKIYQYNYGATKLAIKRALENYPSVDKVLAEKDRGTHPIMGFKAMKLWNPPYLQVALDLDNEDKMRSIIQALPKRERILIEAGTPLVKKFGVEIISKIREERPGAFIIADLKTLDVGRVEVKMAADETADAVAISGLGTNESIEKAIHECQKQGIYSILDMMNVSDIPAKLEQLKLKPNIVLLHRNIDSETMRDNDNEQQSEWGNIKEIKSLLGERGLIAVAGGVTPEKVTTALENGADIIIAGRYIIGSSDVRRAAEDFLYYMPQDSDTMRLALDEDEKI; this is translated from the coding sequence ATGTATGAAATAGGAGAAGCATTAATCGGAGATGGACCAGAACTTGCACATATTGACTTACTTATTGGAGATAAAAAAGGACCTGTAGGTACAGCATTTGCAACAAATATGGCAAGCATGTCTGTAGGACACACACCATTACTTGCTGTAATTAGACCAAACCTTGCAACAAAACCAGCAACACTAATTATACCAAAAGTAACAGTACAAAACCTTGATGATGCAAGTAAAATCTTTGGTCCTGCACAAACAGCAGTAGGACGAGCAGTAGCAGATGCAGTAGAAGAAGAAATTATACCAAAAGATATTGTAGATGATATAGTACTTATGGTAAATGTATTCATTGACCCATCAGCAAAAGACTACCGTAAAATATACCAATACAACTATGGTGCAACAAAACTTGCAATAAAAAGAGCACTTGAAAACTATCCATCTGTTGATAAAGTATTAGCAGAAAAAGACCGTGGAACACACCCAATAATGGGATTCAAAGCTATGAAATTATGGAACCCACCTTACTTACAAGTAGCATTAGATCTTGATAATGAAGATAAAATGAGAAGTATTATCCAAGCACTTCCAAAACGTGAAAGAATACTTATAGAAGCAGGAACACCACTAGTTAAAAAATTCGGTGTAGAAATTATAAGTAAAATCCGTGAAGAAAGACCTGGAGCATTCATCATTGCTGATCTTAAAACACTCGATGTTGGTCGTGTAGAAGTTAAAATGGCAGCAGATGAAACAGCTGATGCAGTAGCAATATCAGGACTTGGAACAAACGAATCAATAGAAAAAGCAATACATGAATGTCAAAAACAAGGAATTTACTCAATCCTTGATATGATGAATGTATCAGACATACCAGCTAAACTTGAACAACTCAAACTTAAACCAAATATAGTATTATTACACAGAAATATTGATTCTGAAACAATGCGTGATAATGATAATGAACAACAATCCGAATGGGGTAATATTAAAGAAATTAAATCATTACTCGGTGAACGTGGACTTATCGCTGTTGCAGGTGGAGTAACTCCAGAAAAAGTAACAACAGCACTAGAAAATGGAGCAGATATCATCATTGCAGGACGTTACATTATCGGATCATCAGATGTAAGACGTGCAGCAGAAGACTTCCTCTACTACATGCCACAAGATTCAGATACAATGAGACTTGCTCTTGATGAAGATGAAAAAATATAA